Proteins from a single region of Syngnathus typhle isolate RoL2023-S1 ecotype Sweden linkage group LG10, RoL_Styp_1.0, whole genome shotgun sequence:
- the LOC133161333 gene encoding protein spire homolog 1-like, translating to MAEHGGGLDGGLTDAATKLDEHQHHVAMTSMEDPRLDDLSLEEILGLYSQPINEEQAWAVCYQCCVSLMKEQRRRRRCSDAAELTSAGGIVRISGPGDVQIAKDGSVRLQKQSCEGKYNPSTQIEMIESLGIMIYKALDYGLKENEERELSPPLEQLIDMMTNIAEAERDVCPDEGYEATEEEDEADDAADNTSSVHGYRGILKLCMDHLPSQSDAPSHYQAVCRALYTETRELRTFLDKIKSAKENLRKMEESTQDPKRDLDDLENADWARFWVQVMRDLREGVKLKKVQERQYNPLPTEYHLTPYEMLMDDIRSKRYKLRKVMVNGDIPPRIKKSAHEAILEFIRSRPPLNPVSARKLKPPTQPPPTLHERILEGIKSERKLRPVTPDMVRRGRMGFGKTRSMPQDLFRTGRDEFSPRMGRRTSSTMSLTIEPASPKAEPSGSQSVPQRKKLLKAPSLAELDISDSDEEFSGHRSASTSSVTTSLMDDTSPELALGKKTPPMFLPISSTPQPERRQTPQRRHSIEKETPTNVRLFQPPSKHNSKSLEEFCFPVECLSLTVEEVMHIRQVLVKAELEKFQQYKEVYTAMKRGKLCFCCRTKRFSFFTWSYICQFCKKPVCSQCCRKMRLPSKPYSSLPIYSIGSTNTQPKEGISSMTSEGQGLAVAADPLTSAVDGASAATASKSEAKRAGKASGATKSGKSSSGHRRSSIHKTMSKLSKHGSLKSHEALELPSELTEDWATMEVCVDCKKFITDIIASSKHSLSLATKRARLKRKTQSLYMSSPKGREDYRPSERTINEI from the exons ATGGCCGAGCATGGGGGCGGTCTGGATGGAGGACTGACGGATGCTGCGACCAAGCTCGATGAACATCAGCACCACGTCGCAATGACTTCCATGGAGGACCCGCGGTTGGATGATCTGTCTTTGGAGGAGATCCTCGGGCTTTACAGCCAACCCATTAACGAAGAGCAGGCTTGGGCCGTGTGTTACCAATGCTGTGTGTCGCTGATGAAGGAacagcggaggaggaggagatgctcCGATGCAGCCGAGTTGACGTCGGCGGGGGGCATTGTAAGAATATCAGGACCGGGAGACGTTCAGATCGCAAAGGACGGATCGGTGAGATTGCAAAAACAAAGCTGTGAAG GAAAATACAATCCAAGTACGCAGATAGAG ATGATAGAGTCTCTGGGCATCATGATCTATAAGGCTCTGGACTACGGACTGAAAGAGAATGAAGAGAGGGAGCTCAGTCCTCCACTGGAGCAGCTCATTGACATGATGACCAACATAGCAGAAGCCGAAAGGGACGTCTGCCCTGATGAAGGTTACGAGGCAActgaggaagaagatgaggcAGATGATGCCGCTGACAATACGTCTAGTGTTCATGGCTATAGAGGTATCCTCAAG CTGTGTATGGATCATCTACCTAGTCAGTCGGACGCCCCTAGTCACTACCAAGCAGTATGTCGGGCTTTGTACACAGAGACGAGGGAATTAAGGACTTTCTTGGACAAGATCAAGAGTGCCAAAGAG AATCTTCGTAAGATGGAAGAGTCAACACAAGATCCCAAAAGAGACCTTGATGACTTAGAAAATGCTGATTGG GCTCGATTCTGGGTTCAGGTGATGAGAGACCTTCGAGAAGGAGTCAAGCTAAAAAAGGTGCAAGAGCGTCAGTACAACCCATTGCCCACTGAGTACCATCTTACTCCCTACGAAATGCTCATGGATGATATCAGGTCCAAACGCTACAAATTGCGCAAAGTCATG GTGAATGGAGACATTCCGCCCAGGATTAAGAAGAGTGCTCATGAAGCCATACTGGAGTTCATTAGATCCAGACCACCCCTTAACCCT GTGTCTGCACGTAAACTAAAGCCACCGACTCAGCCTCCTCCAACCCTGCATGAGAGGATCCTAGAAGGAATTAAATCTGAGCGGAAACTTCGACCTGTGACTCCAGATATGGTTCGCAGGGGACGGATGG GTTTTGGGAAAACTCGAAGTATGCCACAGGATTTGTTCCGTACAGGACGAG ATGAATTTAGTCCACGCATGGGCAGAAGGACCTCCAGCACTATGTCTCTGACTATTGAACCGGCATCTCCCAAAGCAGAACCCTCTGGGTCTCAGTCTGTACCTCAAAGGAAGAAGCTTTTGAAGGCTCCCAGCCTTGCCGAACTCGACATCTCTGACTCTGAT gagGAGTTTTCTGGGCACAGATCAGCAAGCACTTCAAGTGTTACAACATCTCTAATGGATGACACATCTCCAGAGTTAGCACTGGGAAAAAAGA CTCCACCAATGTTCCTGCCCATTTCATCTACACCACAACCAGAGAGGCGCCAGACACCCCAGAGGAGACACTCGATCGAGAAGGAAACACCGACCAATGTCCGACTATTTCAGCCTCCCTCAAAACACAATTCAAAGTCTCTG GAAGAGTTTTGTTTCCCGGTAGAGTGCCTGTCTCTGACAGTGGAGGAAGTGATGCACATCAGACAGGTGTTGGTAAAAGCAGAACTGGAGAAATTTCAGCAGTATAAAGAAGTCTACACCGCAATGAAGAGGGGAAAG CTTTGCTTTTGCTGCCGGACCAAAAGATTTTCCTTTTTCACATGGTCCTACATCTGCCAGTTTTGCAAAAA GCCTGTGTGTTCACAGTGTTGCAGAAAG ATGAGATTGCCATCCAAACCTTATTCCAGTCTTCCCATCTACTCCATTGGGTCTACTAACACTCAACCCAAGGAGGGGATAAGTAGCATGACTTCTGAAGGACAAGgacttgctgtggctgcagacCCGCTGACTTCAGCTGTGGACGGAGCATCAGCAGCTACTGCATCCAAATCAGAAGCCAAAAGAGCTGGAAAAGCTTCTGGGGCAACCAAATCCGGCAAGTCCTCCAGCGGCCACAGACGATCGAGCATCCACAAGACAATGTCCAA GCTATCCAAGCACGGCTCTTTAAAGTCTCACGAAGCACTCGAGCTTCCATCAGAGCTGACTGAAGACTGGGCCACCATGGAGGTTTGTGTTGACTGCAAGAAGTTCATCACTGACATCATTGCCTCCAGCAAACACAGCTTGTCACTTGCTACCAAAAGAGCTCGCTTAAAACGCAAGACGCAGTCCTTGTACATGTCCTCGCCGAAAGGAAGGGAGGACTACCGGCCGTCTGAGCGAACCATCAACGAGATCTAG
- the LOC133161180 gene encoding antizyme inhibitor 1-like isoform X2, whose product MKGISDEPHFSVGLLEGGTSLCDVIDNHIYEQTLSEKKAFFVADLGIIMRQHVRWRTHMAQIRPFYPVRCNSSQGVIEVLAALGTGFICHNKFELELVQRHGIPSEDIICSGVCKQVSQIKYAAKNGIDLLVCDNEAELRKISRSHPNAKLLLQMSTEASRQDNELSMPFGCSLKDCRHLLESAKELGVQVVGVRFLISHDCKDDHVYTNTFSDARCVFDMAEEIGYKLKILDIGGGFGSDTQLEQINHAVMSMVDQYFPALSGVSIIAEPGTYFVSSALTLAVNIISKEVALRDCQDRVHDDLSPGDEPKFQYYMNEGVYGSFACKLTEIVITAPTVRMSACSKGPVFSSSLWGPSGDDLDLVMENCLLPELNIGDWLTFSHAGAYSVGQPFCASDSSTPPVFYFVSSRDWYEMQDSGITQEAPLKNLSLVPYFLNACGTSKDAALSIPA is encoded by the exons ATGAAAGGAATCTCAGACGAACCACATTTTTCAGTGGGCCTTCTGGAAGGTGGCACATCGCTCTGTGATGTGATTGACAATCACATCTATGAACAAACCTTG TCTGAGAAGAAAGCATTCTTTGTTGCAGACCTAGGAATTATAATGAGACAGCATGTTCGCTGGCGAACACACATGGCCCAAATTCGTCCTTTCTATCCTGTCAGGTGCAACAGCAGCCAAGGTGTTATTGAAGTACTGGCTGCTCTTGGTACTGGATTCATATGTCACAACAAG TTTGAACTTGAGCTGGTGCAGCGCCACGGAATTCCATCAGAAGATATCATCTGCAGTGGCGTTTGTAAACAGGTTTCCCAAATCAAGTATGCTGCAAAGAATGGCATTGACCTCCTGGTTTGTGATAATGAAGCAGAGCTGCGCAAGATTTCACGCTCTCACCCAAATGCTAA GCTGCTGCTTCAGATGTCAACAGAAGCATCCAGGCAGGACAATGAATTGAGCATGCCATTTGGCTGTTCCCTCAAAGACTGTCGACATCTACTAGAGAGTGCAAAGGAGCTGGGTGTGCAGGTGGTGGGAGTTAG ATTCCTGATTTCACATGACTGCAAGGATGACCATGTGTACACCAATACTTTCTCTGACGCTCGCTGTGTTTTTGATATGGCG GAAGAAATTGGTTACAAACTGAAAATTTTAGACATTGGAGGTGGCTTTGGCTCAGATACCCAGTTGGAACAG ATCAATCATGCAGTCATGTCTATGGTGGACCAATACTTCCCCGCTCTTAGTGGAGTCAGCATCATTGCGGAGCCAGGCACCTATTTTGTGTCTTCCGCTTTAACCCTGGCTGTCAACATCATCTCGAAAGAAGTGGCGCTGCGTGACTGCCAAGATCGAGTACATG ATGATCTATCCCCTGGAGATGAGCCAAAGTTCCAGTACTACATGAATGAAGGGGTCTATGGATCCTTTGCCTGTAAACTTACTGAAATTGTGATCACTGCTCCAACTGTTCGGATG AGCGCTTGTTCCAAAGGTCCAGTGTTCAGCAGCAGCCTGTGGGGCCCCTCTGGTGATGACCTAGACCTGGTCATGGAGAACTGTCTGCTGCCTGAGCTCAACATCGGAGATTGGCTCACGTTCAGTCACGCAGGAGCCTATTCTGTCGGCCAGCCTTTTTGCGCCTCTGATTCATCCACACCACCTGTATTCTACTTTGTCTCCTCTAGGGACTG GTATGAGATGCAAGATTCGGGTATCACCCAAGAGGCACCACTGAAGAATTTGTCATTGGTCCCCTATTTCCTCAATGCCTGCGGCACATCAAAAGATGCGGCACTTTCCATCCCAGCTTAG
- the rnf144b gene encoding E3 ubiquitin-protein ligase RNF144B isoform X2 has translation MIGTSSTQSRGPEDSEPEPQQSTTINGDHQSSLNVFCKLCLCEHPPALTRALHSCACVYCTTCLQQYVQLTIKEGGGAPITCPDMACRNTGVLLDSEISELASADQTELYERLKFERGVKLDPSKTWCPALECQAVCDVPPSSEGQPSPVPCPTCHTIFCSGCRGPWQGSHTCPERQPMMSHFHENSGDSDAAIKQCPVCGIYIERNQGCAQMLCKSCKHTFCWYCLQNLDSDIFLRHYDKGPCRNKLGHSRASVMWNRTQKVSIWHYSSHSQKNHEVKYTMLHRMCCQ, from the exons ATGATCGGCACAAGTTCCACACAGAGCAGGGGGCCCGAGGATTCAGAACCAGAACCGCAACAATCTACCACCATCAATGGCGACCATCAGTCCAGCCTTAATGTTTTCTGCAAGCTATGCCTCTGCGAGCACCCACCTGCACTCACCAGGGCACTGCACAGTTGCGCATGTGTCTACTGTACAACT tgTCTGCAGCAGTATGTTCAACTGACCATCAAGGagggtgggggggcacccatCACTTGCCCTGATATGGCCTGCAGAAACACTGGAGTGCTACTTGACTCTGAG atATCTGAATTGGCCTCTGCTGATCAGACTGAACTGTATGAGCGCTTGAAGTTTGAGAGAG GAGTAAAGCTGGATCCTAGTAAGACCTGGTGTCCGGCGCTTGAATGCCAAGCCGTGTGCGACGTGCCGCCGAGCTCCGAAGGCCAGCCCTCCCCTGTGCCGTGTCCCACTTGTCACACCATCTTCTGCTCCGGCTGCAGAGGACCCTGGCAGGGAAGCCATACATGCCCTGAGCGCCAACCCATGATGTCACACTTTCATGAAAACAG CGGCGACTCCGACGCTGCCATCAAACAGTGCCCCGTGTGTGGCATCTACATTGAGCGGAACCAGGGCTGCGCACAAATGCTGTGCAAGAGCTGCAAACACACCTTCTGTTGGTACTGTCTACAGAACTTGGAT AGTGACATTTTCCTCAGGCATTACGATAAAGGGCCttgcagaaataaactcggccaCTCCCGAGCCTCGGTGATGTGGAACCGAACGCAG AAAGTCTCTATTTGGCACTACAGTTCACATTCTCAAAAAAATCACGAGGTGAAGTACACAATGCTGCACAGAATGTGTTGTCAATGA
- the iqcg gene encoding dynein regulatory complex protein 9 has translation MRTTITLTFVKVENCLPLSQVVYPSSHLNKHKKKKLWATSISTTDPLLCPTYNRHFVEICMSLSHVQSLRLAAVLEECSDQLDILEHALTFQIHKECSTEKSQARVKKVKRDCHYISQQVSKLQAELEEKQSFTFLLQVVDGQDQEKNAESSKREEKREMERRRRTLPKRQETLEQKVNELKGLQELHDDLSDRLRRLIESNAARKELEDRSTAQMLQRTQIEIKEAEKRLVDKVELLEDHFKLQERVHEESKLFLKKQNAELQEKLQQWQQCTDENMQEKEQHLNSTRYRRATNLEKLTAMQKKYSEMEEVVKEEREEEERLRQLELRNKAAVQVQAFWRGCMVRKGFGIYRKVEDKKSKKKKEGKKKKKKK, from the exons ATGAGGACAACAATCACACTGACGTTTGTCAAAGTGGAAAACTGTCTTCCTCTCAGTCAGGTGGTCTACCCCAGCTCACACTTGAATaagcacaagaagaagaaactcTGGGCAACTTCAA TTTCCACTACCGATCCCCTACTGTGCCCGACGTACAACAGGCATTTTGTGGAAATATGT ATGTCTCTGTCCCATGTCCAGAGTCTCAGGCTTGCAGCTGTACTGGAGGAGTGTTCAGACCAGCTGGACATTCTCGAACACGCTCTTACCTTCCAGATTCACAAGGAGTGTAGCACTGAAAAGTCACAG GCCAGAGTGAAAAAGGTGAAACGAGATTG TCACTACATCTCACAGCAGGTCTCCAAGTTACAGGCTGAGCTCGAGGAGAAGCAGAGCTTCACCTTTCTGTTGCAGGTGGTGGATGGACAGGACCAGGAGAAGAATGCTGAGAGCAGCAAAAG AGAGGAGAAGAGGGAGATGGAGAGAAGAAGACGTACACTTCCAAAGCGACAAGAGACACTCGAACAGAAAGTCAATGAACTGAAG GGACTGCAAGAATTGCATGACGATCTCAGCGATCGGCTTCGCCGACTTATTGAATCGAATGCTGCAAGAAAGGAACTCGAGGATAGAAGCACGGCGCAGATGCTTCAGAGAACACAAATTGAGATTAAGGAAGCGGAGAAGCGACTTGTAGACAAAGTTGAG ctgctggaagaCCATTTTAAACTGCAAGAGAGAGTTCATGAGGAATCAAAGCTCTTcctgaaaaaacaaaatgcg GAATTACAAGAGAAGCTGCAACAATGGCAGCAGTGCACTGATGAGAACATGCAAGAGAAAGAGCAGCATCTCAACAGCACGCGCTACAGAAGAGCAACAAACTTGGAGAAGTTGACAGCAATGCAAAAGAAG TACAGCGAGATGGAAGAGGTGGTGAAGGAGGaaagggaagaggaggagagacTGCGCCAGTTGGAGCTTAGGAATAAAGCTGCTGTTCAG GTGCAGGCCTTCTGGAGAGGCTGCATGGTCCGCAAAGGCTTTGGCATTTATCGGAAAGTAGAAGATAAGAAAAGCAAAAAgaagaaggaaggaaaaaagaagaagaagaagaaatga
- the LOC133161268 gene encoding V-type proton ATPase subunit C 1-A-like: MTEFWLISAPGEKTCQQTWDKMMTATTRNNNLSSNHKFSIPDLKVGTLDVLVGLSDELAKFDSFVESVVKKVAQYMADVLEDSRDKVQENLLANGVDLVTYVTRFQWDMAKYPIKQSLKNISEIISKQVTQIDHDLKTRASAYNNLKGNLQNLERKNAGSLLTRSLADIVKKEDFILDSEYLITLLAVVPKASYADWQKTYETLAEMVVPRSSNLLFEDNESGLFSVTLFRKAIDDFKHKARENKFSVRDFQYNEEEMKADKEEMTRLSTDKKKQFGPLVRWLKVNFSEAFIAWIHIKALRVFVESVLRYGLPVNFQAMLLQPNKKTTKKLREVLNDLYKHLDSSAAAIMDSAMDIPGLNLSQQEYYPYVYYKIDCNLLEFKV; the protein is encoded by the exons ATGACTGAGTTTTGGTTAATCTCTGCTCCGGGAGAAAAGACCTGCCAGCAAACATGGGACAAAATGATGACGGCCACCACACGCAACAATAATCTTTCCAGCAACCACAAGTTCAGCATCCCTGACCTGAAG GTTGGGACACTAGATGTCTTAGTTGGGCTGTCTGATGAATTGGCCAAGTTTGATTCCTTTGTTGAAAG TGTAGTGAAGAAGGTGGCCCAGTACATGGCAGATGTGTTGGAAGACAGTCGAGACAAAGTGCAGGAGAATTTACTGGCTAATGGAG TTGATCTCGTTACCTACGTCACACGATTTCAATGGGACATGGCCAAGTACCCTATCAAGCAATCACTTAAAAACATTTCAGAAATTATCTCAAAG CAAGTTACCCAGATTGACCACGATTTGAAGACCCGAGCATCAGCTTATAACAACCTGAAAGGAAACCTACAGAATCTTGAAAGGAAAAATGC AGGGAGCCTGCTTACGAGGAGCCTGGCTGACATTGTCAAGAAGGAAGACTTTATTCTTGACTCTGAGTACCTTATCACCTTGCTTGCTGTTGTTCCAAA AGCATCTTATGCTGACTGGCAGAAAACCTATGAAACACTTGCTGAGATGGTGGTGCCTCGATCGTCAAA TCTTTTGTTTGAGGACAATGAAAGTGGATTGTTCAGCGTGACTCTGTTTCGGAAAGCCATTGATGACTTCAAACACAAAGCCAGAGAGAACAA GTTCTCAGTGAGAGACTTTCAGTACAATGAAGAAGAGATGAAGGCAGATAAAGAGGAGATGACGCGGCTATCAACAGATAAAAAGAAGCAATTT GGACCACTCGTTCGATGGCTGAAAGTGAACTTCAGTGAAGCCTTCATTGCTTGGATTCACATCAAAGCACTGAGGGTCTTTGTGGAATCTGTTTTAAG GTATGGTCTTCCAGTAAACTTCCAGGCCATGCTACTTCAGCCAAACAAGAAGACTACAAAGAAGCTAAGGGAGGTGCTCAATGATCTATACAAACATCTGGACAGCAGTGCAGCAGCAATCATGGAT tcAGCAATGGATATTCCAGGTTTGAATTTGAGCCAGCAAGAATATTACCCCTACGTCTATTACAAGATCGACTGCAACCTTCTGGAGTTCAAAGTGTGA
- the rnf144b gene encoding E3 ubiquitin-protein ligase RNF144B isoform X1, whose translation MIGTSSTQSRGPEDSEPEPQQSTTINGDHQSSLNVFCKLCLCEHPPALTRALHSCACVYCTTCLQQYVQLTIKEGGGAPITCPDMACRNTGVLLDSEISELASADQTELYERLKFERGVKLDPSKTWCPALECQAVCDVPPSSEGQPSPVPCPTCHTIFCSGCRGPWQGSHTCPERQPMMSHFHENSGDSDAAIKQCPVCGIYIERNQGCAQMLCKSCKHTFCWYCLQNLDSDIFLRHYDKGPCRNKLGHSRASVMWNRTQVAGILVGVSIVMLITSPFLLLASPCILCCLCKPCKVKKKKRKKDLSLPDPST comes from the exons ATGATCGGCACAAGTTCCACACAGAGCAGGGGGCCCGAGGATTCAGAACCAGAACCGCAACAATCTACCACCATCAATGGCGACCATCAGTCCAGCCTTAATGTTTTCTGCAAGCTATGCCTCTGCGAGCACCCACCTGCACTCACCAGGGCACTGCACAGTTGCGCATGTGTCTACTGTACAACT tgTCTGCAGCAGTATGTTCAACTGACCATCAAGGagggtgggggggcacccatCACTTGCCCTGATATGGCCTGCAGAAACACTGGAGTGCTACTTGACTCTGAG atATCTGAATTGGCCTCTGCTGATCAGACTGAACTGTATGAGCGCTTGAAGTTTGAGAGAG GAGTAAAGCTGGATCCTAGTAAGACCTGGTGTCCGGCGCTTGAATGCCAAGCCGTGTGCGACGTGCCGCCGAGCTCCGAAGGCCAGCCCTCCCCTGTGCCGTGTCCCACTTGTCACACCATCTTCTGCTCCGGCTGCAGAGGACCCTGGCAGGGAAGCCATACATGCCCTGAGCGCCAACCCATGATGTCACACTTTCATGAAAACAG CGGCGACTCCGACGCTGCCATCAAACAGTGCCCCGTGTGTGGCATCTACATTGAGCGGAACCAGGGCTGCGCACAAATGCTGTGCAAGAGCTGCAAACACACCTTCTGTTGGTACTGTCTACAGAACTTGGAT AGTGACATTTTCCTCAGGCATTACGATAAAGGGCCttgcagaaataaactcggccaCTCCCGAGCCTCGGTGATGTGGAACCGAACGCAG GTGGCAGGAATATTAGTTGGGGTAAGCATTGTGATGCTGATTACCTCTCCATTCCTCTTGCTGGCCTCCCCATGCATCCTGTGCTGCCTCTGCAAGCCCTGCAAagtaaagaagaagaaaagaaagaaggacTTGAGTCTGCCAGACCCCTCCACATAG
- the LOC133161180 gene encoding antizyme inhibitor 1-like isoform X1, with protein MKGISDEPHFSVGLLEGGTSLCDVIDNHIYEQTLSEKKAFFVADLGIIMRQHVRWRTHMAQIRPFYPVRCNSSQGVIEVLAALGTGFICHNKFELELVQRHGIPSEDIICSGVCKQVSQIKYAAKNGIDLLVCDNEAELRKISRSHPNAKLLLQMSTEASRQDNELSMPFGCSLKDCRHLLESAKELGVQVVGVRFLISHDCKDDHVYTNTFSDARCVFDMAEEIGYKLKILDIGGGFGSDTQLEQINHAVMSMVDQYFPALSGVSIIAEPGTYFVSSALTLAVNIISKEVALRDCQDRVHADDLSPGDEPKFQYYMNEGVYGSFACKLTEIVITAPTVRMSACSKGPVFSSSLWGPSGDDLDLVMENCLLPELNIGDWLTFSHAGAYSVGQPFCASDSSTPPVFYFVSSRDWYEMQDSGITQEAPLKNLSLVPYFLNACGTSKDAALSIPA; from the exons ATGAAAGGAATCTCAGACGAACCACATTTTTCAGTGGGCCTTCTGGAAGGTGGCACATCGCTCTGTGATGTGATTGACAATCACATCTATGAACAAACCTTG TCTGAGAAGAAAGCATTCTTTGTTGCAGACCTAGGAATTATAATGAGACAGCATGTTCGCTGGCGAACACACATGGCCCAAATTCGTCCTTTCTATCCTGTCAGGTGCAACAGCAGCCAAGGTGTTATTGAAGTACTGGCTGCTCTTGGTACTGGATTCATATGTCACAACAAG TTTGAACTTGAGCTGGTGCAGCGCCACGGAATTCCATCAGAAGATATCATCTGCAGTGGCGTTTGTAAACAGGTTTCCCAAATCAAGTATGCTGCAAAGAATGGCATTGACCTCCTGGTTTGTGATAATGAAGCAGAGCTGCGCAAGATTTCACGCTCTCACCCAAATGCTAA GCTGCTGCTTCAGATGTCAACAGAAGCATCCAGGCAGGACAATGAATTGAGCATGCCATTTGGCTGTTCCCTCAAAGACTGTCGACATCTACTAGAGAGTGCAAAGGAGCTGGGTGTGCAGGTGGTGGGAGTTAG ATTCCTGATTTCACATGACTGCAAGGATGACCATGTGTACACCAATACTTTCTCTGACGCTCGCTGTGTTTTTGATATGGCG GAAGAAATTGGTTACAAACTGAAAATTTTAGACATTGGAGGTGGCTTTGGCTCAGATACCCAGTTGGAACAG ATCAATCATGCAGTCATGTCTATGGTGGACCAATACTTCCCCGCTCTTAGTGGAGTCAGCATCATTGCGGAGCCAGGCACCTATTTTGTGTCTTCCGCTTTAACCCTGGCTGTCAACATCATCTCGAAAGAAGTGGCGCTGCGTGACTGCCAAGATCGAGTACATG CAGATGATCTATCCCCTGGAGATGAGCCAAAGTTCCAGTACTACATGAATGAAGGGGTCTATGGATCCTTTGCCTGTAAACTTACTGAAATTGTGATCACTGCTCCAACTGTTCGGATG AGCGCTTGTTCCAAAGGTCCAGTGTTCAGCAGCAGCCTGTGGGGCCCCTCTGGTGATGACCTAGACCTGGTCATGGAGAACTGTCTGCTGCCTGAGCTCAACATCGGAGATTGGCTCACGTTCAGTCACGCAGGAGCCTATTCTGTCGGCCAGCCTTTTTGCGCCTCTGATTCATCCACACCACCTGTATTCTACTTTGTCTCCTCTAGGGACTG GTATGAGATGCAAGATTCGGGTATCACCCAAGAGGCACCACTGAAGAATTTGTCATTGGTCCCCTATTTCCTCAATGCCTGCGGCACATCAAAAGATGCGGCACTTTCCATCCCAGCTTAG